In Paenibacillus sp. FSL M7-0420, a single genomic region encodes these proteins:
- a CDS encoding TerB N-terminal domain-containing protein: protein MAKDRQGLHFSELVWESTEQNVAIPPRGTVDEGSRKPKSEPVKKTTSGYDTVQLKLWDMEESVEPVTTTESEFVQRARELVEHKEPAALFVPFKSYWPTYGHMTGAQSRWYFFWRDEVRQGRYPKTDLSYIFLHIYELINGVGWDEPQEGCRQLSLLWEAYRDSYKRLDQYLGGWIADFSFVHKLDIPLSEIVARSRGLAGDLAELELVRCLSAAPEQLRIEVLSVMSDYDISKSKFYTGEGKIAADRYIPQVVALIDAYVARKHGSNLITMFPPAPPVVRERYLFRSAVYDISLYGYSVLVPVIRVSKSPPLRSLITRLFRLTENKLRALMGYRGRLKDVRVDADMDDLVTRFLEREFRKAEQEEKGPAVVIDQQKLEQLASDSEVVRSLLTVEDTGGTGHEDVAEWGIESEEAHGEAGLSGIGSNADVPGRAGSADVKSDAEAHGSTGSAGEKSDANAAGKVRTIDVNSAGESDSDSSAKAEEQAGRMAGGERIERGHEEPPGNQPSAGQKLTASQPPAADSEADHWILFASELTPLQREAVLTLAEQDGSAKVQRLAAGAGTMAELLYDEINELAMDSLGDLIIDGEELTEECLSMLDYIKR, encoded by the coding sequence ATGGCTAAAGACAGGCAGGGCCTGCATTTCTCGGAGCTGGTCTGGGAGAGTACGGAGCAGAATGTGGCGATTCCGCCGCGCGGTACTGTAGATGAAGGCAGCCGGAAGCCTAAGTCAGAGCCGGTTAAGAAGACAACGTCCGGTTACGATACAGTCCAGCTTAAGCTCTGGGATATGGAAGAGAGTGTGGAGCCGGTAACCACTACAGAGAGCGAGTTCGTCCAGCGTGCACGTGAGCTTGTAGAACATAAGGAGCCTGCGGCGCTGTTCGTCCCGTTCAAAAGCTATTGGCCCACCTACGGGCATATGACCGGCGCGCAGAGCAGATGGTATTTCTTTTGGCGGGATGAAGTCCGGCAGGGGAGATACCCGAAGACCGATCTCTCATACATCTTCCTGCATATCTATGAGTTGATTAACGGTGTGGGCTGGGACGAGCCTCAGGAGGGCTGCCGTCAGCTCAGTCTGCTGTGGGAGGCCTACCGTGATAGTTACAAACGTCTGGATCAGTACCTTGGCGGGTGGATTGCGGATTTCTCTTTTGTCCATAAGCTGGATATCCCGCTCTCGGAGATTGTAGCCCGTTCGCGCGGTCTAGCCGGGGATCTGGCTGAGCTTGAATTGGTCCGCTGCCTGTCGGCTGCCCCGGAGCAGCTTAGGATCGAGGTGCTGAGTGTGATGTCGGACTATGATATCAGCAAGTCGAAATTCTATACCGGCGAGGGTAAAATCGCTGCGGATCGTTATATTCCCCAGGTTGTAGCCCTAATTGATGCTTATGTCGCGCGGAAGCACGGTTCGAATCTGATCACGATGTTTCCGCCCGCCCCGCCTGTCGTCCGTGAGCGTTATTTGTTCCGCAGCGCGGTATACGATATCTCCCTGTATGGCTATTCTGTTCTTGTGCCTGTTATCCGGGTCAGCAAGTCCCCGCCGCTGCGCAGTCTGATTACCCGGCTGTTCCGGCTGACCGAGAATAAGCTGCGGGCGCTGATGGGCTACCGGGGAAGACTGAAGGATGTCAGGGTCGATGCCGATATGGATGATCTCGTCACCCGGTTCCTGGAGCGTGAATTCCGCAAGGCGGAGCAGGAAGAGAAGGGACCGGCAGTGGTCATTGACCAGCAGAAGCTGGAGCAGCTGGCAAGCGACTCCGAGGTGGTGCGTTCCTTGCTTACGGTGGAAGACACCGGGGGGACGGGTCATGAAGATGTTGCGGAGTGGGGAATTGAGTCGGAAGAAGCACATGGAGAAGCCGGATTGTCTGGTATCGGAAGTAATGCGGACGTGCCTGGGAGAGCGGGATCAGCAGATGTGAAGAGTGATGCAGAAGCACATGGAAGTACCGGATCAGCGGGCGAGAAAAGTGATGCGAACGCGGCTGGGAAAGTTAGGACAATCGATGTGAATAGCGCTGGAGAAAGTGATTCCGATAGTTCTGCAAAAGCTGAAGAGCAAGCGGGCCGGATGGCTGGTGGTGAGCGGATCGAGCGGGGCCATGAAGAGCCTCCAGGGAACCAGCCGTCTGCCGGACAGAAGCTTACCGCTTCCCAGCCTCCTGCCGCTGATAGCGAAGCAGACCACTGGATACTGTTCGCTTCGGAGCTGACTCCGCTGCAACGGGAGGCCGTGCTGACGCTGGCCGAGCAGGACGGTTCTGCGAAGGTGCAGCGGCTGGCTGCGGGAGCAGGAACGATGGCAGAGCTGCTCTACGATGAGATTAATGAGCTGGCAATGGACAGTTTGGGAGACCTCATTATTGACGGGGAAGAGCTGACGGAAGAATGTCTATCCATGCTGGACTATATAAAGAGGTGA